The window GCTCCGCGGCCGGCTCGATCGTCGCCTACGCGATGGGCATCACCGACCTCGACCCCATCCCGCACGGCCTGATCTTCGAGCGGTTCCTCAACCCCGAGCGCGTCTCCATGCCCGATGTCGACATCGACTTCGACGAGCGCCGGCGCGTCGAGGTGATCCGGTACGTGACGGAGAAGTACGGCGCCGACAAGGTCGCCATGATCGGCACCTACGGCACCATCAAGGCCAAGAACGCGATCAAGGACTCCGCGCGCGTGCTGGGCTACCCGTACGCGATGGGCGACCGCCTCACCAAGGCCATGCCCGCCGACGTCCTCGGCAAGGGCATCAACCTCGACGGCATCACCAACCCCGAGCACCCCCGCTACTCGGAGGCGGGCGAGATCCGGGGGATGTACGAGAACGAGCCGGACGTGAAGAAGGTCATCGACACCGCCAAGGGCGTCGAGGGCCTGGTCCGCCAGATGGGTGTGCACGCCGCCGGCGTGATCATGTCCAGCGAGACGATCACCGACCACGTCCCCGTCTGGGTCAGGCACACGGACAAGGTCACCATCACCCAGTGGGACTACCCGAGCTGCGAGTCGCTCGGCCTGCTGAAGATGGACTTCCTCGGCCTGCGCAACCTCACGATCATGGACGACGCCGTCAAGATGGTGAAGTCCAACAAGGGGGTCGACATCGACCTCCTGAGCCTCCCGCTCGACGACCCCACGACCTTCGAGCTGCTCCAGCGCGGCGACACCCTCGGCGTCTTCCAGTTCGACGGCGGCCCGATGCGCTCCCTGCTCCGGCTGATGAAGCCGGACAACTTCGAAGACATCTCCGCCGTGTCGGCCCTGTACCGCCCGGGCCCGATGGGCATGAACTCCCACACGAACTACGCCCTTCGAAAGAACGGCCAGCAGGAGATCACGCCCATCCACAAGGAGCTCGAAGAGCCCCTCAAGGAGGTCCTGGACGTCACCCACGGCCTGATCGTGTACCAGGAGCAGGTGCAGAAGGCCGCCCAGATCATCGCCGGGTACTCGCTCGGCGAGGCCGACATCCTCCGCCGCGTCATGGGCAAGAAGAAGCCCGAGGAACTGGCGAAGAACTTCGTCCTCTTCCAGGAGGGCGCCCGCAAGAAGGGCTTCAGCGACGAGGCCATCCAGGCCCTGTGGGACGTGCTGGTCCCCTTCGCCGGTTACGCGTTCAACAAGGCCCACTCCGCCGCGTACGGCCTGGTCTCGTACTGGACGGCGTACCTCAAGGCGAACCACCCCGCCGAGTACATGGCCGCCCTGCTCACCTCGGTGAAGGACGACAAGGACAAGTCGGCCGTCTACCTCAACGAGTGCCGCCGCATGGGCATCAAGGTGCTCCCGCCGGACGTCAACGAGTCGATGTCCAACTTCGCGGCCCAGGGCGACGACGTGATCCTCTTCGGCCTCTCCGCCGTCCGCAACGTCGGCACGAACGTCGTCGAGTCGATCATCAGGTGCCGCAAGGCCAAGGGGAAGTACGTCTCCTTCCCGGACTACCTCGACAAGGTGGAGGCGGTGGTCTGCAACAAGCGCACCACCGAATCGCTGATCAAGGCCGGCGCCTTCGACGCCATGAACCACACCCGCAAGGGCCTGACCGCGCACTACGAACCGATGATCGACAACGTGGTCGCGGTCAAGCGCAAGGAGGCCGAGGGACAGTTCGACCTCTTCGGCGGCATGGGCGAGGCGGCCGAGACCAGCGAGCCGGGCTTCGGGCTCGACGTGGAGTTCTCCCCCGACGAGTGGGACAAGACCTATCTGCTCGCCCAGGAGCGGGAGATGCTCGGTCTGTACGTCTCCGACCACCCGCTGTTCGGCCTGGAGCACATCCTGTCCGACAAGGCCGACGCGGGCATCTCCCAGCTCACCGGAGGTGACTACTCCGATGGCTCCGTGGTGACCATCGGCGGCATCATCTCGGGCCTCCAGCGCAAGATGACCAAGCAGGGCAACGCCTGGGCCATCGCCACCGTCGAGGACCTCGCCGGCTCGATCGAGTGCATGTTCTTCCCCGCGACCTACCAGCTCGTCTCGACCCAACTGGTCGAGGACGCCGTGGTGTTCGTCAAGGGCCGTCTCGACAAGCGGGAGGACGTGCCGCGGCTCGTCGCGATGGAGCTGATGGTGCCGGACCTGTCGAACGCGGGCACCAACGCGCCCGTGATCCTCACCATCCCGGCCACCCGGGTCACCCCGCCGCTGGTCAGCCGCCTCGGCGAGGTCCTCAGCCACCACAAGGGCGACAGCGAGGTCCGGATCAAGCTCCAGGGGCCGACCAAGACCACCGTGCTGCGCCTGGACCGGCACCGGGTGAAGCCGGACCCGGCGCTCTTCGGTGACCTGAAGGTGCTCCTCGGGCCGGCCTGCCTGGCCGGCTGAGGGATCTCGACGCGCGTGAGGGGCGTACCCGGTACCGGGTACGCCCCTCACGCGTATGCGCATACGAGTGGGTCTCAACGACCCGTCACGCAGATGTCAGTTGTGGCCGAAGCTGCGCTTCCGCTTGCGGGTCGCGATGTCGCCGGGGGCGGCCACCTCGACCTCGGGCTGGGGTTCCGTCTGCGCCGCGGGGCTGCGGTCCGCCCGCTGGCCACGCTCGGTGGGACGCTGCTGCTTACGGTCACGGTTCTTGTTCTTGGCCATGGTGATGCCTCCTGTGGGGGATCTAGGGGCCAGGGCCGGGACCAGATTCACACAGGCCGACAACGATCGCATGTCGGACAATTACCGTGCGTGACAGGGCTGGTCGGAGCGGGAAGGCCCGAAACGCCACGCCGAAGATCGAGTTCCGGCCGTTAACCTCCGCACCGTCGGGCAGACTCGAAGCAAGCCCGAAGCAAACCTCCTGGGAAGAGGGTGAGTCGTGTGGACCGCTGCATCGTCCTGGTGGACGCCGGGTATCTGCTGGGAGCGGCGGCGAGTCTCCTCGCCGGGGAGCCCTCACGATCCCGCATCACCGTCGACCACACGGCCCTCATCCAGGGGCTGCGCGAACGCGCCGAGTCCGATACGCAGCAGCCCCTGCTGCGCATCTACTGGTTCGACGGCGCCCCCGACCGCGTCCCGCAGCCCGAACACCGCCGGCTGCGCGTGATGCCCCGGGTCACCGTCCGGCTCGGCGCGCTGACCCGCAGCGACGGCCGCTGGGCGCAGAAGGGCGTGGACGCCGCGATGCACGCCGAGCTCACCGAGCTGGCCCGCAACCGCGCCTGCTCCGACATCGTCCTCGTCACCGGCGACGGCGACCTGCTGCCCGGCATGATGGCCGCCAAGGAGCACGGCGTCGCCGTCCACCTGTGGGCCGTCCAGGCCGCCGACGGCGACTACAACCAGTCCGAGGACCTGGTCGCCGAGGCCGACGAGCGGCGCGTCCTGGACCGCACGTGGATCACCAAGGCGGTCCGCGCCAAGGAGTACACCGGTGTGTGCGCCCCGCAGCCCGTGCCCCGGCCCGAGATCGCCGCGATCCTCTCCGCGCCGCTGCCCGAGTCCTCGCTCGCCACGGCCGAGCGGCCCGCCCCGCCGCCCCCGCACCCGGCGGCCGGCCCCGGGCCGAACGGCACCGAGGAGCGGGTCCCCGCCTCCAAAGGCGTCCCCACGCCCAAAGACCTGGCGGCCCTGCGCGCCCCTGGAACCCAGCCCGCCCAGCCCCCCGCCTCCGCCACCCTTCGCTGGTCCTCCGACAAGGGCTGGGTCGACCGGCCCACGGCCGAGCCCCCCGAGGCCGCCTCGATGCCGACGCTCGCCCAGCTGACCACGGCCGAGCAGCGGTGGGCCGACCGCGAGGAGGACATCACCACGGTCGGCGGCGACCCCTACGAGGTGGGGCAGGTCTTCGCGCGGCGCTGGGTTGAGCGCCTCGGCGACCAGAGCCAGCTGCCGAAACTGTCCGGGATGTACCCGCGCATCCCGCACCGCGTCGACGGGGAGCTGCTGCGCTACGCCGCCCGCTTCGGCCTGCTCGCCCACAAGGACGAC of the Streptomyces koelreuteriae genome contains:
- the dnaE gene encoding DNA polymerase III subunit alpha, which translates into the protein MSKPPFTHLHVHTQYSLLDGAARLKDMFNACNEMGMSHIAMSDHGNLHGAYDFFHTAQKAGVTPIIGIEAYVAPESRRNKRKIQWGQPHQKRDDVSGSGGYTHKTMWAVNSTGLHNIFRLSSDAYAEGWLQKWPRMDKETIAQWSEGIVASTGCPSGEVQTRLRLGHFDEALKAAADYQDIFGKDRYFLELMDHGIEIERRVRDGLLEISKKLGIPPLVTNDSHYTYSHEASAHDALLCIQTGKNLSDPDRFRFDGTGYYLKSTDEMYAIDSSDAWQEGCANTRLIAEMVDTTGMFEKRDLMPKFDIPEGYTEVTWFKEEVRRGMERRFPGGVPEDRQKQAEYEMDTIISMGFPGYFLVVADFIMWAKKQGIAVGPGRGSAAGSIVAYAMGITDLDPIPHGLIFERFLNPERVSMPDVDIDFDERRRVEVIRYVTEKYGADKVAMIGTYGTIKAKNAIKDSARVLGYPYAMGDRLTKAMPADVLGKGINLDGITNPEHPRYSEAGEIRGMYENEPDVKKVIDTAKGVEGLVRQMGVHAAGVIMSSETITDHVPVWVRHTDKVTITQWDYPSCESLGLLKMDFLGLRNLTIMDDAVKMVKSNKGVDIDLLSLPLDDPTTFELLQRGDTLGVFQFDGGPMRSLLRLMKPDNFEDISAVSALYRPGPMGMNSHTNYALRKNGQQEITPIHKELEEPLKEVLDVTHGLIVYQEQVQKAAQIIAGYSLGEADILRRVMGKKKPEELAKNFVLFQEGARKKGFSDEAIQALWDVLVPFAGYAFNKAHSAAYGLVSYWTAYLKANHPAEYMAALLTSVKDDKDKSAVYLNECRRMGIKVLPPDVNESMSNFAAQGDDVILFGLSAVRNVGTNVVESIIRCRKAKGKYVSFPDYLDKVEAVVCNKRTTESLIKAGAFDAMNHTRKGLTAHYEPMIDNVVAVKRKEAEGQFDLFGGMGEAAETSEPGFGLDVEFSPDEWDKTYLLAQEREMLGLYVSDHPLFGLEHILSDKADAGISQLTGGDYSDGSVVTIGGIISGLQRKMTKQGNAWAIATVEDLAGSIECMFFPATYQLVSTQLVEDAVVFVKGRLDKREDVPRLVAMELMVPDLSNAGTNAPVILTIPATRVTPPLVSRLGEVLSHHKGDSEVRIKLQGPTKTTVLRLDRHRVKPDPALFGDLKVLLGPACLAG
- a CDS encoding NYN domain-containing protein, with amino-acid sequence MDRCIVLVDAGYLLGAAASLLAGEPSRSRITVDHTALIQGLRERAESDTQQPLLRIYWFDGAPDRVPQPEHRRLRVMPRVTVRLGALTRSDGRWAQKGVDAAMHAELTELARNRACSDIVLVTGDGDLLPGMMAAKEHGVAVHLWAVQAADGDYNQSEDLVAEADERRVLDRTWITKAVRAKEYTGVCAPQPVPRPEIAAILSAPLPESSLATAERPAPPPPHPAAGPGPNGTEERVPASKGVPTPKDLAALRAPGTQPAQPPASATLRWSSDKGWVDRPTAEPPEAASMPTLAQLTTAEQRWADREEDITTVGGDPYEVGQVFARRWVERLGDQSQLPKLSGMYPRIPHRVDGELLRYAARFGLLAHKDDQIDERDRYAIRAGFWREIGVRTGVEHTPVDD